The following proteins are co-located in the Macadamia integrifolia cultivar HAES 741 chromosome 3, SCU_Mint_v3, whole genome shotgun sequence genome:
- the LOC122073535 gene encoding EPIDERMAL PATTERNING FACTOR-like protein 2, which translates to MGSNQDYSPCTHRCPYLIISFFILLVSSSTQVRLMAEGRAVLKLAEVTHQMGSEEKAVVISHIGSRPPRCENKCSSCGHCEAVQVPAVPQHRSGNTRHSSSKVSTIAYSRGEDNSNYKPMSWKCKCGDMIFNP; encoded by the exons ATGGGTTCTAATCAAGATTACTCCCCTTGTACCCATAGATGTCCCTATcttatcatttctttcttcattcttctgGTTTCAAGCTCGACCCAAGTGAGATTAATGGCAGAAG GTAGAGCAGTTTTGAAACTGGCTGAGGTTACTCATCAG ATGGGTAGTGAAGAGAAGGCAGTGGTGATAAGCCATATTGGTTCGAGGCCTCCAAGATGTGAGAACAAGTGTAGCTCTTGTGGACACTGTGAAGCAGTCCAGGTTCCAGCAGTTCCACAACACAGAAGTGGCAACACTAGACATTCTTCCTCCAAAGTGTCAACCATAGCCTACTCCAGAGGTGAAGATAACTCAAACTACAAGCCCATGAGTTGGAAGTGCAAATGTGGGGATATGATCTTCAATCCATGA
- the LOC122073189 gene encoding cysteine desulfurase, mitochondrial-like produces MATRLLSLRLREICRKCPTRFPALSTAAAAVGRPEPSPIQHEVYEDTEGISMKGVKISGRPLYLDVQATSPVDPRVMDAMLPFYLSRYGNPHSRTHLYGWESDLAVEEARAQVAALINASPKEIVFTSGATESNNISVKGLMHFYKDKKRHVITTQTEHKCVLDSCRHLQQEGFDVTYLPVGSDGIIDLDRLRAAIRPDTGLVSVMTVNNEIGVIQPMEEIGQICKEHNIPFHTDAAQALGKIPVDVEKMNVSLMSLSGHKIYGPKGVGALYMRRRPRIRVEPQMNGGGQERGIRSGTVPTPLVVGMGAACEVAMKEMEYDHKRISALQKRLLEGIKAKLDGIVVNGSSERRYAGNLNLSFAYVEGESLLMGLKEVAVSSGSACTSASLEPSYVLRALGVEEDMAHTSIRYGIGRFTTEDEIDRAVELTVRQVEKLREMSPLYEMVKEGIDIKNIQWAQH; encoded by the coding sequence ATGGCCACCAGGCTTCTCTCTTTGAGGCTCCGAGAAATCTGCAGGAAGTGCCCTACCCGCTTCCCAGCTCTCTCCACGGCCGCCGCAGCAGTGGGCAGGCCTGAACCATCGCCTATCCAGCATGAAGTATACGAGGACACTGAGGGAATCTCCATGAAAGGGGTGAAGATCTCCGGAAGACCTCTCTATCTGGATGTGCAAGCCACCTCCCCAGTTGACCCTAGGGTTATGGACGCCATGCTCCCTTTCTATCTCTCCCGCTACGGAAACCCCCACTCTCGTACCCATCTCTACGGCTGGGAGTCTGACCTCGCCGTTGAGGAAGCCAGAGCCCAGGTCGCTGCCCTAATCAACGCTTCCCCCAAAGAGATCGTCTTCACATCGGGTGCCACTGAGTCCAACAACATCTCCGTGAAGGGTCTCATGCATTTCTACAAGGACAAGAAGCGACATGTCATCACCACCCAGACAGAGCACAAGTGCGTCCTCGACTCTTGCCGCCATCTCCAACAGGAGGGCTTCGATGTCACCTACCTTCCAGTGGGCTCCGACGGCATCATCGACCTCGACCGCCTTCGCGCCGCTATCCGTCCCGATACAGGGCTCGTCTCCGTCATGACCGTCAATAACGAGATCGGCGTCATCCAACCTATGGAGGAAATCGGCCAGATTTGCAAAGAACACAATATTCCTTTCCACACCGATGCGGCTCAGGCTCTGGGTAAGATTCCTGTCGACGTAGAGAAGATGAATGTGAGCTTGATGTCGCTGAGCGGTCACAAGATTTACGGACCCAAGGGGGTAGGAGCGCTCTATATGAGGCGGAGGCCGAGAATCAGGGTGGAGCCCCAGATGAACGGCGGTGGCCAAGAGAGAGGGATTCGGAGTGGGACTGTCCCGACCCCATTGGTTGTTGGCATGGGTGCTGCTTGTGAGGTGGCCATGAAGGAGATGGAATACGACCACAAGCGTATTTCTGCCCTGCAGAAACGCCTGCTCGAAGGAATCAAGGCCAAGCTTGATGGTATCGTTGTCAATGGAAGCAGCGAGAGGAGATATGCTGGTAATCTTAATCTGTCCTTCGCTTACGTTGAAGGGGAAAGTTTGCTTATGGGTTTGAAGGAGGTTGCCGTTTCTAGTGGCAGTGCCTGTACGAGCGCCAGCTTAGAGCCGTCTTATGTTCTGAGAGCGTTGGGAGTAGAGGAGGACATGGCTCACACTTCCATTAGGTATGGGATTGGGAGGTTCACTACGGAGGATGAGATTGATCGTGCAGTTGAGCTTACCGTGCGACAGGTGGAGAAGCTAAGGGAGATGAGCCCTCTTTATGAGATGGTTAAGGAAGGGATTGACATTAAGAATATTCAATGGGCGCAGCACTGA
- the LOC122073188 gene encoding cilia- and flagella-associated protein 251-like: MFRQSPSRNQRSKGGFKVKHAVQICLLLAVCIWLLYQVKHSHDKKKEFESTAKISEEVESGREIIKLGRKDLNPHVEESASEIQRQNDEETEEENKVEEEDEIKPEEIEEEGRGGGDDEIDENDQEREEEETEHAEDSIDEEEKDREEKENEREGQNDDNSSSEDQDHDGGDRITQEAREENYKGDDASSAVVRDAQEIEDSGGSNMEVQVENAGNTEPEQENRSNSIEEVTANENDSGPKMGEGEKVVANPSANATVTEVKMGEDVKVESHLSANALATEGRGTNVTLAQSEDGSTSNSTLTTESNNQIEVNDSLTADNAKTPSSPLQNGTETITDPTQHQNASEESGRPTVGDNYLQTDVLEQINSNTTEREEKSETNTNVALNTGNSDVASGEQTNASGSSSSVVPDLQAMDANVTAVAEDGSSSLTTNENAEMVQSEKSNKTTGMEENKDGSTSSMTNENENATVIQHGTTDSSDPSILQEVKEARTDLGTMPETKTEGTNHDGVATE; this comes from the coding sequence ATGTTCAGGCAATCACCAAGTAGGAATCAGAGATCCAAAGGGGGATTCAAGGTTAAACACGCTGTCCAGATATGTCTATTGCTTGCCGTTTGCATTTGGTTGCTTTACCAAGTTAAACACTCCCACGATAAGAAAAAGGAATTTGAGAGCACTGCAAAAATCTCAGAGGAGGTAGAAAGTGGGCGTGAAATCATTAAACTCGGAAGAAAGGACCTCAATCCACATGTTGAGGAATCGGCTTCGGAGATTCAGAGACAAAATGATGAAGAGAccgaagaagaaaacaaggttgaagaagaggatgaaatcaagcccgaagaaattgaagaagaaggaagaggtgGTGGAGATGATGAGATAGATGAAAATgatcaagagagagaagaagaggaaactgAACATGCTGAAGATTCcattgatgaagaagagaaggatagggaagaaaaagaaaatgaaagggaAGGGCAGAATGATGATAACAGTTCATCAGAGGATCAGGATCATGATGGAGGAGACAGGATTACTCAGGAGGCACGAGAGGAAAATTATAAGGGTGATGATGCTTCCAGTGCCGTGGTCCGGGATGCCCAAGAAATTGAAGATTCAGGGGGCTCAAACATGGAAGTGCAGGTAGAGAATGCGGGAAACACTGAGCCAGAGCAAGAAAATAGATCCAACAGTATAGAGGAAGTCACTGCCAATGAGAATGATTCAGGCCCAAAGATGGGAGAAGGTGAAAAAGTGGTCGCTAACCCCTCTGCAAATGCTACAGTGACAGAAGTTAAGATGGGAGAAGATGTAAAAGTTGAATCTCACCTCTCTGCAAATGCTTTAGCCACTGAAGGTAGGGGTACCAATGTAACCTTGGCTCAATCAGAGGATGGTTCTACTTCTAATTCAACATTAACAACAGAATCCAACAACCAAATAGAGGTAAATGATAGCTTAACAGCAGATAATGCAAAAACTCCTAGTTCACCCCTGCAGAATGGAACCGAGACAATCACTGATCCAACTCAACATCAAAATGCATCagaggaaagtggaagacctaCCGTAGGTGACAACTACTTGCAAACTGATGTGTTGGAGCAGATAAACTCCAACACaacagagagagaagagaaatcaGAGACCAATACGAACGTTGCCCTAAACACTGGGAATTCAGATGTAGCCAGTGGAGAACAAACCAATGCTTCTGGTAGTTCTAGTTCTGTTGTTCCAGATTTGCAGGCCATGGATGCTAATGTTACTGCTGTTGCAGAAGATGGATCATCATCTTTGACCACAAATGAGAATGCTGAAATGGTTCAGAGCGAGAAGTCCAATAAAACTACTGGAATGGAGGAAAATAAGGATGGCTCCACATCTTCAATGACgaatgagaatgagaatgcaACTGTAATTCAACATGGCACCACTGATTCTTCTGATCCATCCATCCTCCAGGAGGTGAAAGAAGCTCGGACAGATCTAGGAACCATGCCAGAGACCAAAACTGAAGGGACGAATCATGATGGTGTGGCAACTGAGtga